A stretch of Castanea sativa cultivar Marrone di Chiusa Pesio chromosome 2, ASM4071231v1 DNA encodes these proteins:
- the LOC142626114 gene encoding adenylate isopentenyltransferase 5, chloroplastic, with protein sequence MNMINMRIYMSACKQAQPLVNFPGGLPGGLNMAPLFRRDKVVIVVGATGTGKSRLAIDLATRFHAEIVNSDKMQVYKGLDIVTNKVTEEECRGVPHHLLGTIDPHSNFTTEDFCHQALSIMESITSRDRLPIIAGGSNSYIAALVNHHAEFRMKYDCCFLWVDVSLPVLHSFVSERVDRMVEAGLVEEVRRLFDPEADYSRGIRRAIGVPELDQYLRVGVKADERTRARLLKIAISKIKENTCLLAWRQLQKIQRLQNQCEWDMHRLDATGVFLNRGKGADEAWNKLVAEPSSNIVRKFLYKDCVPNIVSHEVAVAAATAMIGAPVPMTAVATACR encoded by the coding sequence ATGAATATGATTAATATGAGAATCTATATGTCTGCCTGTAAACAAGCACAGCCCCTAGTGAATTTCCCCGGTGGTCTACCTGGGGGTCTCAACATGGCACCTCTGTTTCGTCGAGATAAGGTTGTGATTGTAGTAGGAGCAACTGGTACTGGCAAGTCAAGGCTTGCCATTGACTTGGCAACTCGTTTCCATGCCGAGATTGTAAATTCTGATAAAATGCAAGTTTACAAAGGCCTTGACATAGTCACAAACAAAGTTACTGAGGAAGAGTGTCGTGGTGTACCCCACCATTTACTAGGCACAATTGACCCCCACTCCAATTTCACTACTGAAGATTTCTGCCACCAAGCTTTGTCAATTATGGAATCAATTACATCTCGTGATCGGCTTCCTATAATTGCCGGTGGATCCAATTCTTATATTGCTGCGTTAGTGAATCACCATGCCGAATTTCGAATGAAATACGATTGTTGCTTTTTGTGGGTAGATGTGTCGTTGCCTGTACTTCATTCATTTGTGTCCGAACGAGTGGATAGGATGGTCGAAGCCGGATTGGTGGAGGAGGTGAGGAGATTGTTTGACCCAGAAGCCGATTACTCTCGTGGAATACGACGTGCAATTGGGGTCCCTGAATTGGACCAATATCTACGCGTTGGAGTCAAAGCTGATGAAAGAACCCGTGCTCGGCTTCTCAAGATAGCCATTTCAAAAATCAAGGAGAACACTTGTCTCTTAGCTTGGCGTCAATTACAAAAGATTCAACGGCTTCAAAACCAATGTGAATGGGATATGCATCGGCTCGACGCCACTGGAGTGTTTCTAAATCGTGGCAAGGGAGCCGATGAGGCGTGGAATAAATTAGTGGCAGAACCTAGCAGCAATATAGTACGGAAATTCTTATACAAAGATTGTGTGCCCAATATTGTATCACACGAAGTTGCAGTTGCTGCTGCTACTGCTATGATTGGCGCACCTGTCCCTATGACGGCCGTGGCTACAGCATGTCGCTAG